The region CGCCGTTCCTCGACTCAACTTGCGCGCGATCGTCACAATTTGTCTGTGTCTGGGATTATCGAGTCTGATGGTGAGTTGCCAAGCCGATGGCAGCAGCCTCAATCCTTTGGATATGCGTGGCCCAGATTTTCTCGGTTTCTACTTTTGCTTGAATATGATTTTGATTGGTGCAGGATTGATCTTGCGTCAAATGCTCCGAGCTGTTGCGCCGGCAAATTCCACCCCCAGGCTCGATGACTATGAAACGGCTTACCTTGCGGGTGGGCGTAATCGCTTGTTGCAAGCTGTGATCACGAAGTTAGCTGACCAGGGATGCGTTGAACTTGATGCGAAGAAACAACTCACACTCGTATCACCATTACCGAGGGATGCATCCCGAATTGATTCCGATGTGGCGACTGCCATTGATGGCAGTACGAAACTCCATACCCTCCAATTCAATGCCGATATTATCAGTACGACTCAGCAGTTCCGCGATCGACTCATCGAGCAAGGTTTACTCTTGTCCCCGGCACAAATACAGAAAATCAAACTTTACCCCACTCTGCTGATTCTGTTGAGTTTGGGTTTAGGTGTGATGAAAATCTTTGTGGGGATGTCCCTGGGACGACCGGTCGGCTTTCTATGCATGATTGGTTTTGTCTTATTGATTGTGGCGGTCTTTTTCTATGGGATTGACCCCGATCGCACCAAAGCTGGCGATCGGCTCATCGCTCAACTAACCAAAACCTCAAAAACCCAAATCCAACTCGCCGACTCCGCCGAGCCAAATTTGGTGAATAATGTGGCGTTATTTGGGAGTTCGGTCCTGCTCGCGTCTGGTCTAGAAGGATTTCACAGTTACTTGGCACCACCCGTAACGACTAGTTCATCAAGCAGTACCACTTCTGGTTGTAGCACCTCTAGTGGGAGTAGCTGTAGCAGTGGGTGTGGGAGTAGCTGTGTCAGTGGATGCGGTGGCGGCTGTGGTGGATGCGGCGGTTAATTCTGCTGTTTGAGGCGGCAAACTAGCACTGTCTCAGATAACTGCCGTGCCCTTGCTTCATCCCACCAAGGTGATGACTGCCACCATTCCCATAGCTCCCGACTGTGCTTACTTTTATTGCAGCGACGGCAGGCGGCGACAAGATTCGAGCGTACATCAAATCCCCCCTTGGATTTCGCCACAATATGATCCAGGGTCAACACATGGGGCTTTTTGCCACAGTAAGCACAAGTGCCGCCAAAGCGTTCTTTCACCCCGGCGCGAATTTTATGTTTGCGAGCGCGCTTATCTAAATCCATCCAATCGGCTTATTTAGGACACGCCCAAAATTTATCAGATTCAGACCGTAATTTGATCCGAATTGCGTTACCTGAAGTTTGCTAATGTTGTCTTTCGCAGACTGCGCAGCCGCAATTGCTCGGTGCGAGGCATCTTCTCTGTGGCATAACGCAAGCCTTCACTGGAAAATTGGCTGATTTGGGCTTCGATCGACGCAACAACACGTTCCGGTGCGGCCAACCAGAGTTCTCTGAGTAACCAGCCGGCGGCAGTCTGAGAAAATCGTTCTGGTGATTGCATAACGGTTTGGCAAATTTCCAGCATCAAGTCCGTAAAGCCGGGGAAATTGGTATCGCCAGACTTCGCCAAACTCACAAACGGGATACAGCTAGCGTGTCGCTGCCAGAGATTTTCGGCATTTTGCCAACGGGCGATCGCTCGGGCATAAATTTCTCCCTCATTTTTCACCATTGTGCTTGAGGACCCGCATACAAAACCAATCGGTAGTGCTCCAGTCGTGAATTGTCCCGTCTTGAAATACCTGTGCAAATTCTGGTAGGTGAGTTGTATGCCTGATCGCCCCTTGAGGAATTAACTGCTCCTGCAACAATAGAATTCCCGCGAGTTTATCTTCGCCATGATCCGCGTAGAGTAGCGCAAA is a window of Romeriopsis navalis LEGE 11480 DNA encoding:
- a CDS encoding DNA alkylation repair protein; translation: MVKNEGEIYARAIARWQNAENLWQRHASCIPFVSLAKSGDTNFPGFTDLMLEICQTVMQSPERFSQTAAGWLLRELWLAAPERVVASIEAQISQFSSEGLRYATEKMPRTEQLRLRSLRKTTLANFR
- a CDS encoding TIGR04222 domain-containing membrane protein yields the protein MNNDILCPDRVLATLTPSQRATYKRLNDYDFDRPDSTLPFSRRLTKENRWSRDYTDRAIREYKRFAFMAVVARHPVSPSDQVDQVWHLHLTYTRSYWQEFCDEILGTPLHHEPTKGGANERAKHDDWYRRTLESYEQIFGHAPPADLWPASEFRFGRDNHFARFNTQQNWILPKPQFLQTKPQLPAVPRLNLRAIVTICLCLGLSSLMVSCQADGSSLNPLDMRGPDFLGFYFCLNMILIGAGLILRQMLRAVAPANSTPRLDDYETAYLAGGRNRLLQAVITKLADQGCVELDAKKQLTLVSPLPRDASRIDSDVATAIDGSTKLHTLQFNADIISTTQQFRDRLIEQGLLLSPAQIQKIKLYPTLLILLSLGLGVMKIFVGMSLGRPVGFLCMIGFVLLIVAVFFYGIDPDRTKAGDRLIAQLTKTSKTQIQLADSAEPNLVNNVALFGSSVLLASGLEGFHSYLAPPVTTSSSSSTTSGCSTSSGSSCSSGCGSSCVSGCGGGCGGCGG
- a CDS encoding HNH endonuclease encodes the protein MDLDKRARKHKIRAGVKERFGGTCAYCGKKPHVLTLDHIVAKSKGGFDVRSNLVAACRRCNKSKHSRELWEWWQSSPWWDEARARQLSETVLVCRLKQQN